Proteins encoded within one genomic window of Amycolatopsis nigrescens CSC17Ta-90:
- a CDS encoding PucR family transcriptional regulator gives MLDPEVPDLGQVLDALGSSLLRPLTALPERPVPVSGVLIFERRTPLPPAHDAILLAVGVGTAEALELVGSAAEAGYACLVVKSFGEPVTELTEAALRSGLVLLAADEAVAWHHLDAMLSSALASAARFAQGPGDPAIGDLFALANAIAGMVGGATAIEDPHRRILAYSTLPGHGIDEGRRQGILGLQVPDAPDHYDEQYRTLAQVRRTCRFPALPGGLPRLGVAVRAGSEVLGSIWVVDAENRLDEASEQALFDAADITALHLLAARAAVDAVRRRRADLLRRLLTDPSSVTAVAPRLGLDPDVPVAVAAFAVASSDADEVVAAHAATRLADLVSLHCEAHYGRPGCALIDGTVYALLPGGPSPNAHRELVADIARRAHGALRVRIQAGLGSLVTGLRSIASSRADADLVLRALTERPGDPEPCQVATIDEMWAGAALSELARILAAHEALPRRLGPAIRAHDLEHGTTYASTIRSYLDANSDIAAASTRLSVHANTIRYRLSRAEEIFGVDLADPDERLVLWLRLRLGDQLG, from the coding sequence ATGCTCGACCCTGAGGTACCCGATCTCGGCCAGGTCCTCGATGCGTTGGGCTCTTCGCTGCTGCGGCCGTTGACCGCACTGCCGGAAAGGCCGGTACCGGTCTCGGGCGTGCTCATCTTCGAGCGGCGAACCCCGCTTCCACCCGCCCACGACGCGATCCTGCTCGCCGTCGGCGTGGGCACGGCCGAAGCACTGGAGCTCGTCGGTTCGGCGGCCGAGGCCGGTTACGCCTGCCTTGTGGTGAAGAGCTTCGGCGAACCGGTCACCGAGCTGACCGAAGCCGCGCTGCGGTCCGGTCTCGTGCTGCTCGCCGCCGACGAGGCCGTGGCCTGGCACCACCTGGACGCCATGCTCTCTTCGGCCCTTGCCTCAGCGGCGCGTTTCGCGCAGGGCCCTGGCGACCCCGCCATCGGCGATCTGTTCGCACTGGCCAACGCGATCGCGGGAATGGTCGGTGGTGCCACCGCGATCGAAGATCCGCACCGGCGCATCCTCGCGTACTCGACCTTGCCCGGCCATGGCATCGATGAAGGCCGCCGCCAGGGCATCCTCGGTCTCCAGGTGCCGGACGCCCCGGACCACTACGACGAGCAGTACCGCACACTCGCCCAGGTGCGGCGCACCTGCCGGTTCCCCGCCCTTCCCGGCGGTCTTCCCCGCCTCGGCGTCGCGGTCCGCGCCGGCAGCGAGGTACTGGGTTCGATCTGGGTCGTCGACGCCGAGAACCGCCTCGATGAAGCCTCCGAACAGGCACTCTTCGACGCCGCAGACATCACCGCGCTGCACTTGCTCGCGGCCCGTGCCGCGGTCGATGCCGTCCGCCGCAGGCGCGCCGACCTGTTGCGCCGGTTGCTCACCGACCCGAGCAGTGTCACCGCCGTGGCCCCGCGACTCGGCCTGGACCCCGACGTGCCGGTGGCGGTGGCCGCGTTCGCCGTCGCCTCGAGCGACGCCGACGAGGTTGTCGCGGCGCATGCGGCCACCCGGCTCGCCGACCTGGTGAGCCTGCACTGCGAGGCCCACTACGGCAGGCCCGGCTGCGCGTTGATCGACGGCACGGTCTATGCGCTGCTGCCGGGCGGGCCTTCACCGAACGCGCACCGGGAACTCGTCGCCGACATCGCCCGGCGAGCCCACGGCGCACTGCGGGTGCGCATCCAAGCGGGACTCGGCTCGCTGGTCACCGGCCTGCGCTCGATCGCGAGCTCACGCGCCGACGCCGATCTCGTCCTGCGCGCACTCACCGAACGGCCGGGTGACCCGGAACCGTGCCAGGTGGCCACGATCGACGAGATGTGGGCCGGCGCGGCACTGTCCGAACTGGCCCGCATACTCGCCGCGCACGAGGCGCTGCCCCGCAGGCTCGGGCCCGCGATCCGCGCCCACGATCTCGAGCACGGCACCACCTATGCGTCCACCATCCGCAGCTACCTCGACGCCAACAGCGATATCGCTGCCGCCTCCACTCGGCTGTCCGTGCACGCGAACACGATCCGGTACCGGCTTTCCCGCGCCGAGGAGATCTTCGGGGTCGATCTCGCCGACCCGGACGAGCGGCTGGTGCTGTGGCTGCGGTTGCGGCTGGGCGACCAGCTCGGCTAG